One segment of Xiphias gladius isolate SHS-SW01 ecotype Sanya breed wild chromosome 1, ASM1685928v1, whole genome shotgun sequence DNA contains the following:
- the atxn1l gene encoding ataxin-1-like, producing MKPAQERNQECLPPKKRDIPITNSGGAAGTGGGGAAGAGGCSGGGSGAGGVGEDEVVSIQNSVANSDTQGGTPSGEWLRAQPGLHYGVDNSDGIAAVPVDQYSMLYKVALPSVTYSPTSLHPVLSHISPAYTVHSPLLQHPGLPYPPLGYAQIPHSSLQFVSSPYAAVPYALTPGFVPGSLISPSGTIPQPHSVSHLVPYPSVIQEGVVSPPPQAQVAAHTFAKVAASSGVPLMLPSEQAAQQHLGTVGVLPATELSSRGMPVFYHPQGARGATATRDPHIAHQENEPEMNGGDKEQGAREAYTARNARLLQVGPSSAAQEHGQDRGLQNRRLEERSSPGQRSTPDSDLEVQQVVGRLASSSQGGGGVRKEVSFAPLNLSQGAQRARDVHGESTGVISSRTAYAAQPASYSDPRVTGLQQQTGQPGHAVVLANGQPVLIPLEYHPQHQAQPPQQHYPGQANDASASHASTTIVSINPSFKASDSSARVCLPERVEPTTPQQQPPQHPPVQPTADVTQALASSLAPAPTPCNPSHFMKGAIIQLATGELKRVEDLQTQDFVRSAEVSGGLKIDSSMVVDIRASQQRPGLVSLHFTVGEQQSKVTIDVPPEHPFFVFGQGWSSCSPEHTAQLYGLACHHLQVGDVCVSITLQQQLQPQQQKQPQHHHSQQQQQQQQQQQQQNLPRTLSKTNATSGPGHQLMGPPAPQQSRPQSYFRIDRIHRERQRDGEKDVVDKEEATHLGVVGHTELPIRPSRTSAEHPRSQSSYHSHTEGSAFAGAGMGVMHAALGASQRRWSSPGLQRYSMKGDEGPRPQISPSSHTRPSFIPQEVKLSIEGRSNAGK from the exons ATGAAACCCGCTCAGGAGCGCAACCAGGAGTGCCTGCCTCCTAAGAAGAGGGACATCCCAATTACAAACAGCGGTGGAGCTGCAGGGACCGGGGGAGGTGGGGCTGCAGGTGCAGGTGGTTGCAGTGGAGGCGGcagtggtgctggtggtgttgGAGAAGATGAGGTGGTTTCCATCCAGAACTCTGTAGCCAACAGCGACACTCAGGGAGGGACCCCATCTGGAGAGTGGCTGCGAGCTCAGCCGGGACTTCATTATGGAGTGGATAATTCTGATGGCATAGCAGCGGTGCCCGTTGACCAGTACAGTATGCTCTACAAAGTGGCTCTTCCATCCGTTACCTACTCGCCTACCAGTCTTCACCCAGTTTTAAGCCATATCTCTCCAGCCTACACCGTTCATTCTCCTCTCCTGCAGCATCCGGGCCTTCCCTATCCTCCTCTTGGTTATGCCCAGATACCTCATTCTTCTCTACAGTTCGTTAGTTCCCCTTATGCAGCGGTACCTTATGCTCTAACCCCTGGCTTTGTCCCAGGATCATTGATCTCTCCCTCAGGCACCATCCCTCAGCCCCACTCTGTGTCCCACCTTGTTCCCTATCCATCTGTCATACAGGAAGGTGTTGTTTCCCCACCTCCCCAGGCCCAGGTAGCTGCTCATACCTTTGCCAAAGTCGCAGCATCCAGTGGTGTCCCACTGATGCTGCCTTCAGAACAAGCTGCCCAGCAGCACCTTGGTACTGTAGGAGTCCTGCCTGCAACAGAGCTCAGCTCTCGAGGGATGCCAGTCTTCTACCACCCTCAGGGCGCCAGGGGTGCCACTGCTACCAGAGACCCCCACATTGCCCACCAGGAGAACGAACCAGAGATGAATGGAGGGGATAAAGAGCAGGGAGCCAGGGAGGCCTACACTGCCAGAAATGCACGTCTACTGCAGGTAGGACCCAGCTCTGCAGCACAAGAGCATGGCCAAGACAGAGGCCTGCAGAACCGAaggctggaggagaggagctcACCTGGTCAGCGCAGCACTCCAGACAGCGACCTGGAG GTGCAGCAGGTGGTTGGTCGTTTGGCTTCCTCTAGCCAAGGTGGTGGTGGAGTGCGGAAAGAGGTCTCCTTTGCTCCCTTGAACCTCTCTCAGGGTGCCCAGAGAGCCAGAGATGTCCATGGAGAGAGCACAGGCGTAATATCCAGCCGGACTGCGTATGCAGCGCAGCCTGCAAGTTACAGTGACCCCAGAGTGACCGGTCTCCAGCAGCAAACGGGACAACCAGGCCATGCTGTTGTGCTTGCCAATGGACAACCAGTTCTTATTCCCCTGGAGTATCACCCGCAGCATCAGGCCCAGCCACCACAGCAACACTACCCAGGACAGGCTAATGATGCCTCAGCCAGCCATGCCTCTACCACCATTGTCTCCATTAACCCAAGCTTTAAAGCCTCTGATTCTTCAGCCAGAGTGTGCCTCCCAGAAAGGGTGGAGCCGACCACACCTCAGCAGCAGCCTCCCCAGCATCCTCCTGTCCAGCCTACAGCAGATGTGACTCAGGCCCTAGCGTCAAGCCTCGCTCCCGCCCCGACTCCCTGCAATCCGTCACATTTCATGAAGGGGGCCATTATCCAGCTGGCTACTGGGGAACTGAAGCGTGTGGAGGACCTGCAGACTCAGGACTTTGTGCGGAGTGCCGAGGTGAGTGGGGGTCTTAAGATTGACTCCAGCATGGTGGTGGACATCCGCGCCAGCCAGCAGAGACCGGGTCTTGTGTCGCTTCACTTTACTGTGGGTGAGCAGCAGAGCAAAGTGACCATCGATGTGCCCCCAGAGCATCCATTTTTTGTGTTCGGACAGGGCTGGTCATCCTGCAGCCCTGAGCACACAGCCCAGCTTTATGGCTTGGCCTGCCATCACCTGCAAGtaggagatgtgtgtgtgtccatcaccttgcagcagcagctccagccgcagcagcagaaacaaccACAGCACCATCAttcacaacagcagcagcagcagcagcagcaacaacaacagcagaaccTGCCCCGGACTTTGAGCAAAACCAACGCTACATCAGGACCCGGTCACCAGCTCATGGGGCCCCCTGCACCTCAGCAGTCACGGCCTCAGTCTTATTTCAGGATAGACCGCatccacagagaaagacagagggatggTGAGAAAGATGTTGTCGATAAGGAGGAAGCCACACATTTGGGGGTTGTCGGGCACACTGAGTTGCCTATCAGACCAAGTAGGACCTCAGCTGAGCATCCAAGGAGCCAGAGCAGTTACCACTCGCACACAGAGGGCTCTGCTTTTGCAGGGGCAGGGATGGGAGTGATGCATGCTGCGCTAGGTGCTTCTCAGAGGCGCTGGTCCTCACCTGGTCTCCAAAGATACAGTATGAAGGGAGACGAAGGGCCACGCCCTCAGATAAGCCCCTCCAGCCACACAAGGCCCTCTTTCATCCCCCAGGAGGTCAAACTGTCCATTGAGGGGCGCTCTAATGCAGGGAAGTAG